One genomic window of Nicotiana sylvestris chromosome 10, ASM39365v2, whole genome shotgun sequence includes the following:
- the LOC104218294 gene encoding protein BRASSINAZOLE-RESISTANT 1-like, producing MMGEAGGGSTASSSAAGSGGGSGGAGVGLSESGSNCGRRKPSWRERENNRRRERRRRAMAAKIYTGLRAQGNYNLPKNCDNNEVLKALCAEAGWIVEPDGTTYPKGCKPTPMEIGGTSANITLSSSWNPSPQSSYFASPIPSYQPSLTSSSFPSPSRADANMSSYPFAFLHNVIPSSLPPLRISNSAPVTPPLSSPTRHPKQTFNLETLAKESMSALNIPFFAASAPASPTRGRRFTPPTIPECDESDTSTIDSGQWINFQKYATNVPTSPTFNLVKPVSQPLRSYDIITEKGKSIEFDFENVSVKAWEGERIHDVGFDDLELTLGNGSARV from the exons ATGATGGGGGAAGCTGGAGGAGGATCAACAGCTTCTTCCTCCGCAGCCGGTAGCGGTGGTGGAAGTGGTGGTGCCGGAGTTGGTCTATCGGAAAGTGGTAGTAATTGTGGGAGGAGGAAGCCTTCGTggagagagagagaaaataacaggagaagagagagaagaagaagagcaATGGCTGCCAAGATTTATACAGGCTTAAGAGCTCAAGGGAATTATAATCTTCCTAAAAACTGTGATAATAATGAAGTTCTTAAAGCTCTTTGTGCTGAAGCTGGTTGGATTGTTGAACCTGATGGTACCACTTATCCCAAG GGGTGCAAGCCAACCCCGATGGAGATCGGAGGCACTTCAGCAAACATCACGCTAAGTTCTTCATGGAATCCAAGTCCCCAATCATCATACTTTGCTAGCCCAATCCCATCTTATCAGCCGAGTCTAACCTCCTCTTCTTTCCCCAGTCCATCCCGTGCTGATGCTAACATGTCATCATACCCATTTGCATTTCTTCATAATGTCATTCCTTCATCACTTCCTCCATTACGAATATCAAACAGTGCCCCTGTAACGCCACCTCTTTCATCACCAACTAGGCATCCTAAGCAAACATTCAATTTGGAGACTTTGGCCAAAGAATCAATGTCTGCTTTAAACATCCCTTTCTTTGCTGCTTCGGCCCCAGCAAGCCCAACTCGGGGTCGGCGTTTTACTCCTCCCACTATACCTGAGTGTGACGAATCCGACACATCCACCATTGATTCAGGCCAATGGATCAATTTTCAAAAGTATGCGACCAATGTTCCAACTTCTCCAACTTTTAATCTTGTAAAACCTGTGTCTCAGCCACTTCGTTCTTATGATATAATCACGGAGAAGGGTAAGAGCATAGAATTTGACTTTGAAAATGTGTCAGTCAAGGCATGGGAAGGGGAAAGGATTCACGATGTAGGATTCGATGATCTGGAACTCACGCTTGGAAATGGAAGTGCTCGCGTATGA